The Candidatus Tanganyikabacteria bacterium genome has a window encoding:
- a CDS encoding Nramp family divalent metal transporter, with the protein MPGTGRLTAPEQDTEALISIKFNKRRWLLLLATLGPGLLSAAAGNDAGGIATYATGGAMYGYALLWVMVVVCVAMAMIQEMCARMGAVTGKGLSSLIRERFGIKYTVLGMLALLVANGAVVISEFAGVAAAAELLGVTKYVAVPAGALLVWLLVVRANYERVERVLMGISMLLLTYVVAAFLAKPDWSDVLHGLTIPQFPAVPAGERPQVFLAGYVFLVIAVIGTTISPWMQFFLQSSIVDKGLTMKNYRFARLDALVGSVLSIVIACFIIVATAAALYYPARVPHHLHDAADAAKALAPVVGHYAEVLFAVGLLGASLLAAAVVPLSTAYAVCEAFGWENGLSKDFEEAPAFMGLFTILIVAGALVVLWPHLPLVRVMVVSHVINGILLPVILVFMLGLVNDRRLMGPYVNGRWYNVVVWGLTGVIVAMALLLVVSSFWPA; encoded by the coding sequence ATGCCCGGCACCGGCCGCCTGACGGCTCCCGAGCAGGACACCGAGGCGCTGATCTCGATCAAGTTCAACAAGCGCCGCTGGCTGCTGCTGCTGGCGACCCTCGGGCCGGGCCTGCTGTCGGCCGCCGCCGGCAATGACGCGGGCGGCATCGCCACCTACGCCACCGGCGGCGCGATGTACGGCTACGCGCTCCTCTGGGTGATGGTCGTCGTCTGCGTGGCCATGGCGATGATCCAGGAGATGTGCGCCCGGATGGGCGCGGTGACGGGCAAGGGCTTGTCCTCGCTCATCCGCGAGCGCTTTGGGATCAAGTACACCGTGCTCGGCATGCTCGCGCTCCTGGTGGCCAACGGCGCGGTCGTGATCTCCGAGTTCGCGGGGGTCGCCGCGGCCGCCGAGTTGCTGGGCGTGACCAAGTACGTCGCGGTCCCGGCCGGCGCCCTGCTGGTGTGGCTGCTGGTCGTGCGCGCCAACTACGAGCGCGTCGAACGCGTCCTCATGGGGATCTCGATGCTGCTTCTCACTTACGTGGTCGCGGCGTTCCTGGCGAAACCCGACTGGTCGGATGTCTTGCACGGCCTCACGATCCCGCAGTTCCCGGCCGTGCCCGCTGGCGAGCGGCCCCAGGTCTTCCTGGCCGGCTACGTCTTCCTGGTGATCGCGGTGATCGGCACGACCATCTCGCCCTGGATGCAGTTCTTCCTGCAATCGTCCATCGTGGACAAGGGCCTGACGATGAAGAACTACCGCTTCGCCCGTCTGGATGCCCTGGTCGGGTCGGTCCTGTCCATCGTCATCGCGTGCTTCATCATCGTGGCGACCGCGGCGGCCCTCTACTACCCCGCCAGGGTGCCGCACCACCTGCACGACGCCGCCGACGCGGCCAAGGCCCTCGCGCCGGTGGTGGGGCACTACGCCGAAGTGCTGTTCGCGGTTGGCCTCCTGGGCGCGTCCCTGCTCGCGGCGGCCGTCGTGCCGCTCAGCACGGCCTACGCGGTCTGCGAGGCCTTCGGCTGGGAGAACGGGTTGTCCAAGGATTTCGAGGAGGCCCCGGCGTTCATGGGCCTCTTCACGATCCTGATAGTGGCGGGAGCCCTGGTCGTGCTGTGGCCGCATCTGCCCCTGGTACGGGTCATGGTGGTGAGCCACGTGATCAACGGAATCCTTTTGCCGGTGATCCTCGTCTTCATGCTCGGATTGGTCAACGATCGCCGGCTGATGGGCCCGTACGTCAACGGGCGGTGGTACAACGTAGTCGTCTGGGGTCTGACTGGCGTCATCGTCGCCATGGCCCTGCTGCTGGTCGTCTCGTCGTTCTGGCCCGCGTGA